A genomic stretch from Chitinophaga agri includes:
- a CDS encoding efflux RND transporter periplasmic adaptor subunit: protein MNQLMQIYKQKPVGFLYSLILLAVLSGCASSSAKPDGTPPPTVLPVFKAAAVPASTHRQYNAALEGKVNVEIRAQVDGYLDKIFVDEGAYVKAGQSLFRINDRPYREQLSNASASLMAAQANEEKAALEVSRLTPLVDNNVVSDIQLKTAQAALQAAKANVAQARAMVSNAQINVGYTLITAPVSGYIGRIPYKTGSLVGRSEVQPLTILSDVNEIYAYFSMSEIDFLQFKDKFKGNTIAEKVKQLPPVELVLPDNSIYAEKGRIETMEGQFDKTMGAVSFRAVFPNPDGLLRSGNTGKVKLSESFAAALVIPQEATFELQDKVFVFTVGDSNKVASKPITVAGKNGAYYFVEKGVTAGEAVVYTGLDRLRDGMVIQPQPISMDSLLKIRPL, encoded by the coding sequence ATGAACCAATTAATGCAGATTTACAAACAAAAGCCCGTAGGCTTTCTCTATAGCCTGATACTGCTGGCAGTATTATCAGGTTGTGCTTCCTCTTCCGCAAAGCCGGATGGGACGCCGCCTCCGACTGTACTGCCTGTATTTAAGGCAGCCGCTGTTCCCGCTTCTACTCACCGTCAATATAATGCTGCACTGGAAGGAAAAGTGAATGTAGAGATCCGTGCACAGGTGGATGGATATCTCGACAAGATCTTTGTGGATGAAGGTGCTTATGTGAAAGCAGGACAATCACTGTTCCGCATCAATGACCGTCCTTACCGCGAACAGTTAAGTAACGCATCTGCCAGTCTGATGGCTGCGCAGGCAAACGAAGAAAAAGCGGCACTGGAAGTATCCAGACTGACCCCGCTCGTAGACAATAACGTTGTATCTGATATCCAGCTGAAAACTGCCCAGGCTGCGTTACAGGCTGCTAAAGCCAATGTGGCACAGGCAAGAGCCATGGTCAGCAATGCACAGATCAATGTTGGTTACACACTGATCACAGCACCTGTCAGCGGTTATATCGGTCGCATTCCTTACAAGACCGGTAGCCTCGTAGGTCGGAGTGAAGTACAGCCACTCACCATCCTTTCTGATGTGAATGAGATCTATGCCTACTTCTCTATGAGTGAAATTGATTTCCTGCAATTTAAGGATAAGTTCAAAGGCAATACGATCGCTGAAAAAGTAAAACAGTTACCACCGGTTGAACTCGTGCTTCCCGACAATTCCATTTACGCTGAGAAAGGCCGTATCGAAACGATGGAAGGTCAGTTTGATAAGACAATGGGAGCTGTAAGTTTCCGCGCTGTATTCCCTAATCCGGACGGCCTGCTGCGCTCCGGTAATACCGGTAAGGTAAAGCTCTCCGAATCCTTTGCTGCTGCACTGGTGATACCTCAGGAAGCTACTTTCGAACTGCAGGATAAAGTCTTTGTCTTCACTGTTGGCGACAGTAATAAAGTAGCCAGCAAGCCGATCACCGTCGCTGGTAAGAATGGCGCTTACTATTTCGTGGAGAAAGGTGTGACGGCCGGTGAAGCTGTTGTGTATACCGGATTAGACCGCCTGCGTGACGGTATGGTGATCCAGCCACAACCGATATCAATGGATAGTCTGCTGAAGATCAGACCTCTCTAA